CTATTTGCGACGAATTTTCGCGCGGGGTACATCAAACCAGCTAAGAGTGCAAAGAATAAGACTGTACTGATGCATTAGCGTGATGGAAGGAAAAGATTCTTTAAGGTTACAATTGTTCCAAGAGAACTTACAATACTAGAAGCCTCTCAATATTTGCATGAGCTGGGTGGCGAAGAAGACTCCATCAAATATTACTATTCTCAAAACTGGTGGTAGCAATCATCACTTCGAAGCATACCGCTCGTTTACCTTGCTATACATATCAGCTGGTACGGGCGATTTGATCTCTGGGAGTTGTTGCTTGGGACGTACCCAGTCGAGGTAGCCTTTGGCCCAGGCGTATGCGAGGCCTAAGATCAGGATTCCGATGAAAACAGTCATTTCCGCCATCGCAAACCAGCCCCAAGCTCCGTTCGTTTGCTCGATTAGATCTTTGTTACCGAATACAATAGCCCAGGGAAAAAGAAAAAGCAGCTCCACCTCAAAAAGCACGAATACCAGCGCAACAATATAAAATCTTACATTGAACTGGATCTGGGCATTTCCAAGCGGATCTTCCCCTGATTCATAGGTGCTCAGTTTCTCTTCATTGGGCTTGTCGGGACGAAGGAATTTTGCAATGAGAAGCATTACGCCCAGCAATACCAGGCCGGAAATGATGAAAAGTAAAATATAGCCAAAATCAGAAAT
This Dyadobacter sp. UC 10 DNA region includes the following protein-coding sequences:
- a CDS encoding NADH-quinone oxidoreductase subunit A; the protein is MISDFGYILLFIISGLVLLGVMLLIAKFLRPDKPNEEKLSTYESGEDPLGNAQIQFNVRFYIVALVFVLFEVELLFLFPWAIVFGNKDLIEQTNGAWGWFAMAEMTVFIGILILGLAYAWAKGYLDWVRPKQQLPEIKSPVPADMYSKVNERYASK